In a genomic window of Candidatus Competibacteraceae bacterium:
- the frdA gene encoding fumarate reductase (quinol) flavoprotein subunit, which produces MEIIQTDVAIVGAGGAGLRAAIALAEADPKLRIALISKVYPMRSHTCAAEGGAAGVIKSDDSLDLHFNDTVGGGDWLCDQDAVEYFINEAPKELIQLEHWGCPWSREPDGSVAVRPFGGMKIKRTWFAADKSGFHILHTLFQTSLRFPSIQRFDEYYALDLMADDGRCYGLTALEMRSGQIRHFEAGAVIIAAGGAGRMFPFTTNGAIKTGDGMALAYRAGAPLKDMEFVQYHPTGLPNTGILLTEGCRGEGGILVNKDGRRYLQDYGMGPETPVGQPVLKTMELGPRDRLSQAFWHEQQKGNTVSTKWGDCVLLDMRHLGEKKINERLPFVRDLSISYLGMDPVKEPIPIRPVVHYCMGGIHTDINAATPLAGLFAAGECACVSINGANRLGSNSLTELLVFGRKAAMSAIAHLQSAPGTNSAGALNAKAQESEARIRALFDKSGGKESISGLRKEMMHTLEEGAGIYRTGERLAATCDKLSELRQRYANIELHDKSNVYNTDLLQALELGSMLDCAEAVAVGGRDRKESRGAHQRLDFTARDDANFLKHSLTYYHPKEPPRLEYLDVVITKSKPGVRDYSGAHK; this is translated from the coding sequence ATGGAGATCATCCAAACAGATGTTGCAATCGTCGGCGCGGGAGGAGCGGGGCTACGCGCCGCCATCGCGCTCGCGGAGGCTGATCCCAAGCTGCGGATCGCCCTGATTTCAAAAGTCTACCCGATGCGCAGTCACACTTGCGCGGCGGAAGGGGGCGCGGCCGGCGTCATCAAATCCGATGACAGCCTCGATCTGCATTTCAACGACACCGTGGGCGGCGGCGACTGGTTGTGCGATCAGGACGCGGTCGAATACTTCATCAACGAAGCCCCCAAGGAACTGATCCAGCTCGAACACTGGGGCTGTCCGTGGAGCCGCGAGCCGGACGGCTCGGTGGCGGTGCGGCCGTTCGGCGGCATGAAGATCAAGCGCACTTGGTTCGCCGCCGACAAATCTGGCTTTCACATCCTGCACACCTTGTTCCAGACCTCGCTCCGGTTTCCGTCGATCCAGCGGTTCGACGAATACTACGCGCTCGACCTGATGGCCGACGACGGCCGCTGTTACGGGCTGACCGCCCTGGAAATGCGCAGCGGCCAGATCCGGCACTTCGAAGCGGGCGCGGTGATCATCGCCGCCGGCGGCGCGGGCCGGATGTTCCCGTTCACCACCAACGGCGCGATCAAGACCGGCGACGGCATGGCCCTGGCCTATCGCGCCGGCGCGCCGCTCAAGGACATGGAATTCGTGCAATACCATCCCACCGGCTTGCCGAACACCGGCATTCTGCTGACCGAGGGCTGTCGCGGCGAAGGCGGCATTCTGGTCAACAAGGACGGCCGCCGCTACCTGCAAGACTACGGCATGGGACCGGAAACCCCGGTCGGTCAGCCGGTGCTGAAAACCATGGAACTCGGCCCGCGCGACCGCTTGAGTCAAGCCTTCTGGCACGAACAGCAGAAAGGCAATACCGTTTCCACCAAGTGGGGCGACTGCGTGCTGCTGGACATGCGCCACCTGGGCGAGAAGAAGATCAACGAGCGGCTGCCGTTCGTGCGCGATCTCTCGATCAGCTACCTCGGCATGGACCCGGTCAAGGAACCGATCCCGATTCGCCCGGTGGTCCATTACTGCATGGGCGGCATCCACACTGACATCAACGCCGCCACCCCGTTGGCCGGCCTGTTCGCGGCGGGCGAATGCGCCTGCGTCAGCATCAACGGCGCCAACCGGCTCGGCTCCAACTCGCTGACCGAACTGCTGGTGTTCGGCCGCAAGGCGGCGATGAGCGCCATCGCCCATCTCCAGTCCGCGCCGGGCACTAACAGCGCCGGCGCGCTGAACGCCAAGGCCCAAGAGTCGGAAGCGCGGATCCGGGCGCTGTTCGACAAGAGCGGCGGCAAGGAATCCATCTCGGGCCTGCGCAAGGAAATGATGCACACTCTTGAGGAAGGCGCGGGAATCTACCGCACCGGGGAGCGCCTGGCCGCGACCTGCGACAAACTCTCCGAACTGCGCCAGCGCTACGCCAACATCGAATTGCACGACAAGAGCAACGTCTACAACACCGACCTGCTGCAAGCGCTGGAGTTGGGCTCGATGCTCGACTGCGCCGAAGCGGTCGCCGTGGGCGGGCGCGACCGTAAGGAATCGCGCGGCGCGCACCAGCGCCTCGACTTCACCGCGCGGGACGATGCCAATTTCCTCAAACACAGCTTGACTTACTATCACCCCAAAGAGCCACCGCGCCTTGAATACCTCGACGTGGTGATCACCAAGTCCAAGCCCGGTGTGCGCGATTACTCAGGAGCCCACAAATGA
- the dapD gene encoding 2,3,4,5-tetrahydropyridine-2,6-dicarboxylate N-succinyltransferase, which produces MSLQDVIENAFERRGEISPTNAPAELREAVEETLGLLELGKVRVAEKRGETWTVNTWLKKAVLLSFRLNESAIIRDGYTNYFDKVPPKYAAYGENDFLAAGVRIVPPAAARRGSHIASGVVLMPSFVNIGAYVDSGTMVDTWATVGSCAQIGKNVHLSGGVGIGGVLEPLQASPTIIEDDCFIGARSEVVEGVIVERGSVVSMGVYIGQSTKLYNRMTGEVSYGRVPAGSVVVPGALPAADGSHSLYCAIIIKQVDEKTRGRVSLNELLRD; this is translated from the coding sequence ATGAGCCTGCAAGATGTCATTGAAAACGCCTTCGAGCGTCGTGGTGAGATCAGCCCCACCAACGCCCCGGCCGAGCTGCGCGAGGCGGTCGAGGAAACGCTGGGCCTGCTGGAACTGGGCAAGGTGCGAGTCGCCGAGAAGCGCGGCGAGACCTGGACGGTCAATACTTGGTTGAAGAAGGCCGTCCTCTTGAGCTTTCGGCTGAACGAAAGCGCGATCATCCGCGATGGCTACACCAATTATTTCGATAAGGTGCCGCCCAAGTACGCCGCCTACGGCGAGAACGATTTCCTGGCCGCCGGAGTTCGCATCGTGCCGCCCGCCGCTGCCCGGCGCGGTTCCCACATCGCTTCCGGGGTGGTGCTGATGCCTTCCTTCGTCAATATCGGCGCCTACGTCGATTCCGGGACCATGGTCGACACCTGGGCCACTGTTGGCTCGTGCGCTCAGATCGGCAAGAACGTCCATTTGTCGGGTGGGGTCGGGATCGGCGGCGTGCTGGAACCGTTGCAGGCCAGCCCCACCATCATCGAAGACGACTGTTTCATCGGCGCCCGCTCCGAAGTGGTGGAAGGCGTGATCGTCGAGCGCGGTTCGGTGGTGTCGATGGGGGTTTACATCGGCCAAAGCACCAAGCTTTACAACCGGATGACCGGCGAGGTGAGCTACGGTCGGGTGCCGGCCGGCTCGGTGGTGGTGCCGGGCGCTCTGCCCGCCGCCGACGGCAGCCACAGCTTGTACTGCGCCATCATCATCAAGCAAGTGGACGAAAAAACTCGCGGCCGGGTCAGCCTCAACGAATTGTTGCGCGATTGA
- a CDS encoding fumarate reductase subunit C — protein MSRKPYIREIPKTSWFFRQPRYMRYMAREVTSFFIGAFSILLVVALKRLSQGPEAFQGFLDALHSPWGVLFCLATLVAAVYHSTSWFNVTPQAMPIQRGEEFVPGKMIVGAHYAVWAVVSLIVLFMGI, from the coding sequence ATGAGCCGCAAACCCTATATTCGCGAAATTCCCAAGACGAGCTGGTTTTTCCGCCAACCGCGCTACATGCGCTACATGGCGCGGGAAGTGACCTCGTTCTTCATCGGCGCGTTCAGCATCTTGCTGGTGGTGGCGCTCAAACGGCTGTCACAGGGGCCGGAAGCGTTTCAGGGATTTTTGGACGCGCTGCACAGCCCGTGGGGCGTCCTGTTTTGTCTGGCGACGCTGGTGGCGGCGGTGTACCACAGCACCTCGTGGTTCAACGTGACGCCGCAAGCCATGCCGATCCAACGGGGTGAGGAATTCGTGCCGGGCAAGATGATCGTCGGCGCGCATTACGCAGTCTGGGCGGTGGTTTCGCTGATCGTACTGTTTATGGGGATCTGA
- the dapE gene encoding succinyl-diaminopimelate desuccinylase, whose protein sequence is MLATLELALDLIGRPSVTPEDAGCQTVLIARLEALGFRVERLRFGDVENFWARFGDSDPLFAFAGHSDVVPPGPLERWRSPPFAPTVRDGVLYGRGAADMKGSLAAMVTACERFLAACPQPRGSIAFLITSDEEGAAVEGTVKVVERLEARGEKMRWCLVGEPSCAKQLGDTIKNGRRGSLNGRLLLRGVQGHVAYPHLAQNPIHGVGPLLAAFVDEVWDEGHAFFPPTSFQISNLRAGTGAVNVIPGELELLFNFRFSPTVTVEQLQERIRLIVETRLLNEEIKTGQVFQYDLDWTLSGPPFFTPPGDLVAAARAAIRAETGLESELSTSGGTSDGRFIAPTGAQVIEFGPLNATIHKIDECVLVSDLDRLSRIYEGILSRLLG, encoded by the coding sequence ATGCTGGCAACTTTGGAGCTCGCCCTTGATCTGATCGGCCGACCTTCGGTCACCCCCGAAGATGCCGGTTGTCAGACGGTGCTGATCGCTCGTCTGGAAGCGCTGGGCTTCCGGGTGGAACGGCTGCGGTTCGGCGATGTGGAGAATTTTTGGGCGCGCTTTGGCGATTCCGACCCGCTGTTCGCGTTTGCCGGTCATAGCGATGTGGTGCCGCCCGGCCCGCTGGAGCGCTGGCGATCACCACCCTTTGCACCGACCGTGCGCGATGGCGTTTTGTACGGACGCGGCGCGGCCGATATGAAAGGCAGTCTGGCGGCGATGGTCACCGCCTGCGAACGCTTCCTTGCGGCGTGTCCGCAACCGCGCGGCTCCATCGCCTTTCTCATCACCAGCGACGAGGAAGGCGCGGCGGTCGAGGGCACCGTTAAGGTGGTGGAACGCCTGGAAGCGCGCGGCGAGAAGATGCGCTGGTGTCTGGTGGGCGAACCGTCCTGCGCCAAACAATTGGGCGATACCATCAAGAACGGCCGGCGCGGCTCGCTGAACGGCCGGCTGCTCTTGCGCGGCGTGCAGGGCCATGTCGCCTACCCGCATCTGGCTCAAAACCCCATTCACGGGGTTGGGCCGCTGCTGGCCGCGTTCGTTGACGAGGTATGGGATGAAGGCCATGCCTTTTTCCCGCCGACCTCGTTTCAGATCTCCAACCTCCGTGCCGGCACCGGTGCGGTCAACGTCATCCCCGGCGAGCTGGAGCTGCTGTTCAACTTTCGCTTTTCGCCGACGGTGACGGTCGAACAACTGCAAGAACGCATCCGACTGATCGTCGAAACCCGCTTGCTGAACGAGGAAATCAAGACCGGCCAGGTGTTTCAGTACGATTTGGATTGGACCCTATCCGGCCCCCCGTTCTTTACTCCACCGGGTGATTTGGTGGCCGCCGCCCGCGCCGCCATCCGCGCCGAAACCGGCCTGGAGTCGGAACTATCCACCAGCGGCGGCACTTCCGACGGTCGCTTCATCGCCCCGACCGGCGCGCAAGTGATCGAGTTCGGCCCGCTCAACGCCACCATTCACAAAATCGACGAGTGCGTTCTGGTCAGCGATCTCGACCGGCTCAGCCGGATTTATGAGGGCATCTTGAGCCGCTTGCTGGGTTGA
- a CDS encoding TSUP family transporter — protein MEAALEPAVILVLGGVALLAGFVDAVAGGGGMLVMPALLSTGMLPHLAIGTNKLIGTFGTFSASLTFIRKGLFQPALWWAMSFGTFVGALLGAVLIYLLSAGVLKKLLPLAILLAAAYLIWPHRTSSAHAGAEPAEHAPAGQRGIKLLTGSLIGFYDGFIGPGTGAFWMAAAVKLFRLDLVAAAGVARFMNFISNLTALLTFMIFGNIDYRIGLTMGLTLMVGSFIGAHSAIRYGAPFIRPVFLIVVVLTAGRLLLIS, from the coding sequence ATGGAAGCCGCCCTGGAACCCGCCGTCATTCTGGTGCTGGGCGGCGTGGCTCTACTGGCGGGTTTCGTGGATGCCGTGGCTGGGGGCGGCGGAATGCTGGTCATGCCGGCTTTGCTCAGCACCGGGATGTTGCCACATCTAGCAATCGGCACTAACAAGCTCATTGGTACTTTCGGCACCTTCAGCGCCTCTTTGACTTTCATCCGCAAGGGCCTGTTCCAACCGGCGCTATGGTGGGCGATGAGCTTTGGCACCTTTGTCGGCGCGCTGCTCGGCGCGGTGCTGATCTATTTGCTGAGCGCCGGCGTGTTGAAAAAGCTGCTGCCGCTGGCGATCTTACTGGCGGCGGCTTATTTGATTTGGCCGCATCGGACTTCATCAGCGCACGCTGGCGCGGAACCGGCCGAGCACGCGCCAGCCGGCCAGCGTGGGATCAAACTGCTGACCGGAAGCTTGATCGGTTTTTACGATGGCTTCATCGGCCCCGGCACCGGCGCGTTTTGGATGGCGGCGGCCGTGAAGCTGTTTCGGCTGGATCTGGTGGCGGCGGCGGGCGTGGCGCGCTTCATGAACTTCATCAGCAACCTCACCGCGCTGCTGACCTTCATGATTTTCGGCAACATCGATTACCGCATCGGCCTGACCATGGGTTTGACGCTGATGGTCGGTTCGTTCATCGGCGCTCACAGCGCCATCCGCTACGGCGCGCCGTTCATCCGGCCGGTATTTCTCATCGTGGTGGTGCTGACGGCGGGGCGATTGCTGTTAATAAGCTAA
- a CDS encoding fumarate reductase subunit D, translating to MAKSNKPIVWGLFAAGGTVTAFITPILALLALFAAMRFSPSLFTYEHIHAFAAHWLGKLIIFGVITLSLWHAAHRFRITAFDFGVRADLVVATILYMIAAIGTVSTIFSLLSI from the coding sequence ATGGCCAAATCCAACAAACCGATCGTGTGGGGATTGTTCGCCGCCGGAGGAACGGTCACGGCGTTCATTACCCCGATCCTGGCGCTGCTGGCCTTGTTCGCGGCGATGCGCTTCTCTCCGAGCCTGTTCACCTACGAGCACATCCACGCTTTTGCCGCTCACTGGTTGGGCAAGCTGATCATTTTCGGCGTCATCACGCTATCGTTGTGGCATGCCGCGCACCGCTTCCGCATTACGGCATTCGATTTCGGCGTCCGCGCCGATCTGGTGGTGGCCACGATCCTGTACATGATCGCGGCCATCGGCACGGTTTCGACAATTTTTTCGTTGTTGTCCATCTAA
- a CDS encoding aldo/keto reductase — protein MQQRELDSTGLHFKAIGLGAMPLSISGRPDEKQAFEVIQAFIDGGGDFIDTANVYCLDDSDIGHNERLIHQALGQIGVGHQVMVATKGGLRRPGGAWVTDGDPDWLRRSCERSLHALRTDCIGLYQLHAVDPKVDFRRSLEALIKLQEDGKIRHIGLSNVSAEQLESTLSLTLIASVQNRCNLFDKRDFHNGLIDFCQARQITYIPYSPVGGHNGHTRLLREPLLLQLAAKYEATPHRIALAWLLHKGQHILPIPGASKPASIRDSLQAANLALSAEDIAALDQLPDR, from the coding sequence ATGCAACAACGCGAACTCGACAGCACGGGATTGCATTTCAAGGCGATCGGCCTCGGCGCCATGCCGCTGTCCATCAGCGGTCGGCCGGATGAAAAACAGGCGTTCGAAGTCATCCAAGCCTTCATCGACGGCGGCGGTGATTTCATCGATACCGCCAACGTCTATTGCCTGGATGATAGCGACATCGGCCACAACGAGCGGCTAATCCATCAGGCGCTCGGCCAGATCGGCGTCGGCCATCAGGTCATGGTCGCCACCAAGGGCGGCTTGCGCCGGCCTGGCGGAGCGTGGGTCACCGACGGCGATCCCGACTGGCTGCGGCGGTCTTGCGAGCGCAGCCTGCACGCGCTGCGAACCGACTGCATCGGCCTCTACCAACTGCACGCCGTCGATCCCAAGGTCGATTTCCGCCGCTCGCTGGAAGCGCTGATCAAATTGCAGGAGGACGGCAAAATCCGCCACATCGGGCTTTCCAACGTCAGCGCGGAGCAATTGGAAAGCACCTTGAGTCTGACCTTGATCGCCTCGGTGCAAAACCGTTGCAACTTGTTTGACAAGCGCGATTTTCACAACGGTCTGATCGATTTTTGCCAAGCCCGGCAAATCACCTATATTCCTTACAGTCCGGTCGGCGGCCATAACGGCCATACCCGACTGCTGCGGGAACCGTTGTTGCTGCAACTGGCCGCCAAATATGAAGCCACCCCACACCGCATCGCTTTAGCCTGGCTGTTGCACAAGGGCCAACATATCTTACCGATACCCGGCGCGAGCAAACCCGCCAGCATCCGCGACAGCTTGCAAGCGGCAAATTTGGCGTTGAGCGCTGAAGATATCGCCGCGCTCGATCAGTTGCCCGACCGCTAG
- a CDS encoding succinate dehydrogenase/fumarate reductase iron-sulfur subunit has product MSERQIQLEVLRYNPETDSEPRFQTYSVPCLNEWVVLDALNYVKDNLDTTVSYRWSCHMAVCGSCGMMINGEPKLACKAFIHEYPDKIRVEPLMHFPIERDLVTVAEDFITKFASVKPYLIPKEDKPVSAGEFKQSPAELMKFKQYTLCINCMLCYAACPQYGLVPEFLGPAAISMAHRYNQDSRDGGRDQRQEVIASHEGVWECSFVGACSEVCPKHVDPAGALQQVKVASTIDWYKEHLMPWGKK; this is encoded by the coding sequence ATGAGCGAACGCCAGATTCAACTGGAAGTGCTCCGCTACAACCCGGAGACCGATAGCGAGCCCCGGTTTCAGACCTACAGCGTACCCTGTCTGAACGAGTGGGTGGTGCTCGACGCCTTGAACTACGTCAAGGACAACCTCGATACCACGGTAAGCTACCGGTGGTCATGCCACATGGCGGTCTGCGGCAGTTGCGGCATGATGATCAACGGCGAGCCCAAGCTGGCTTGCAAGGCGTTCATCCACGAATACCCCGACAAGATTCGGGTCGAGCCGCTGATGCATTTTCCCATCGAGCGCGATCTAGTCACGGTGGCCGAGGATTTCATCACCAAGTTCGCCAGCGTCAAGCCGTACCTGATCCCCAAGGAAGACAAACCGGTCAGCGCCGGGGAATTCAAGCAATCGCCGGCCGAACTGATGAAGTTCAAGCAATACACTCTGTGCATCAATTGCATGTTGTGTTATGCGGCCTGCCCGCAGTACGGTCTGGTCCCGGAATTCCTCGGCCCGGCGGCCATCTCGATGGCGCACCGCTACAACCAGGACTCCCGCGACGGCGGCCGGGACCAGCGTCAGGAAGTCATCGCCTCCCATGAAGGCGTTTGGGAATGCTCCTTCGTCGGCGCCTGTTCGGAAGTGTGCCCCAAACACGTCGATCCCGCCGGTGCGCTCCAGCAAGTCAAAGTGGCGAGCACCATCGACTGGTACAAAGAACACTTGATGCCGTGGGGGAAAAAATGA